From one Phaeodactylum tricornutum CCAP 1055/1 chromosome 16, whole genome shotgun sequence genomic stretch:
- a CDS encoding predicted protein produces MSGGDTAAVVAVSANHPADLSLWLDTTQQVANALDSKLQVENFYQNGTRPDGRLFHQTRQTNIQRGILNNACGSSLIKLGTTQVLAAVTYQVGQPIVSGSSGGSGDDSNKTKGDIVIAADNGSVDAVLQSWLQRLLQDTIDLEQLSIVPQAAFRLIVTVQVLNVAGNLRDACWLACVAALLDTKLPSNTVYEAGKVWLKDNDDTADANTGTKSLELPVLPISLTMGVWSTIEAGMVHMVDPTIEEEESLSGSLTIIVNARQPEEVLSVDFSSLTPMTRTDLALAIKMAIGRGTERKIDVWNDSRKTLQALLKKLKRTLGENSESGEKDRDFALSFSCCKKTTARTRQTVRSGSCTDTMEANPIILAAVEGGGTSFRVAVCRVPHEHTKDSGTASPWPEILARTEIDSSHDHPLVTLRACVDFFEAYKPVGGYHALGIACFGPLGVNVARVEDYGRILATSPKAAWRGVDLLTPLATCCRGDTHALVTRVDTDVNAPALAEYYLATQRVKHPGAVAYPVDDAVTSASSEISSIAYVTVGTGVGVGLVVHGQPVHGRMHPEGGHVAVQPLANDVFPGYSWGQKNCPYEGVHTVEGLASSVALTERLAQLQQIPTPLSRSVLASLPDDHEVWDHAVNALANLCVTLLLTLSMEKIVMGGGILRRALLLPRIQARTVELLNGYLPLPEDMSTLIATSSFGDDIGLIGAMVLAQSSLQLNEHTRESRKRHETVMKQTAFKHGLWHGMLVGAVGAALVCKYVWYGPRTRK; encoded by the exons ATGAGTGGAGGTGACACGGCAGCTGTCGTTGCCGTATCGGCCAATCACCCTGCCGATCTCAGCTTATGGTTGGATACTACTCAGCAAGTAGCGAACGCTCTGGATTCCAAG CTGCAAGTTGAGAATTTTTATCAGAATGGAACACGTCCTGATGGTCGTCTGTTTCATCAAACGCGGCAAACGAATATTCAACGAGGGATTTTGAATAACGCATGCGGATCTTCGCTGATTAAATTGGGAACAACGCAGGTCCTGGCGGCAGTTACGTATCAAGTTGGACAACCAATTGTTTCCGGATCGAGTGGTGGCTCCGGGGATGACTCCAACAAGACAAAAGGGGATATAGTGATCGCCGCGGACAACGGGAGCGTCGATGCGGTCTTGCAATCGTGGCTTCAACGGCTCTTGCAGGACACCATTGATCTTGAGCAACTATCAATCGTTCCTCAGGCGGCTTTTCGTTTGATCGTGACCGTACAGGTTCTCAATGTGGCCGGCAATCTGAGGGACGCTTGCTGGTTAGCATGTGTGGCGGCTTTATTAGATACGAAACTTCCGTCAAACACTGTCTATGAAGCTGGCAAAGTGTGGCTAAAGGATAACGACGATACTGCTGATGCCAATACTGGCACTAAATCACTGGAACTTCCCGTCTTGCCGATTTCGTTAACAATGGGAGTGTGGTCCACCATTGAAGCGGGTATGGTGCACATGGTCGACCCGACAatagaagaagaagaaagtctGTCAGGGAGCTTGACGATAATTGTCAATGCTCGACAGCCGGAGGAAGTGTTGTCCGTGGATTTTTCGTCGCTGACGCCAATGACAAGGACCGACCTCGCTTTGGCGATCAAAATGGCAATAGGGCGAGGGACAGAG CGTAAGATCGATGTCTGGAATGATAGTCGCAAGACACTCCAGGCACTCTTAAAAAAGTTGAAGCGCACTTTGGGAGAGAATTCAGAGTCTGGAGAAAAGGACCGAGACTTTGCATTGTCATTctcttgctgcaaaaaaaCGACGGCAAGAACGAGACAAACGGTTCGTTCGGGAAGCTGCACGGATACAATGGAGGCGAATCCCATCATTCTCGCCGCTGTGGAAGGCGGGGGAACATCGTTTCGCGTCGCGGTCTGTCGCGTACCACACGAGCATACCAAGGACAGTGGCACGGCATCGCCATGGCCGGAAATCCTGGCCCGCACCGAGATCGATTCCAGTCACGATCATCCCCTCGTCACGTTACGAGCGTGTGTAGACTTTTTCGAAGCTTACAAGCCCGTCGGCGGTTACCACGCGCTGGGTATCGCGTGTTTTGGACCGCTCGGTGTGAACGTGGCCCGGGTGGAGGACTACGGCCGAATATTGGCAACGTCCCCCAAGGCTGCATGGCGTGGCGTAGACTTGCTGACCCCCCTGGCTACGTGTTGTCGGGGCGATACGCATGCGCTCGTGACACGTGTAGATACCGACGTGAATGCGCCGGCCCTGGCCGAGTACTATCTCGCAACGCAACGAGTGAAGCACCCGGGTGCGGTAGCCTATCCTGTCGACGACGCCGTCACGTCGGCATCATCAGAAATATCCAGTATTGCTTACGTGACGGTCGGAACCGGCGTCGGGGTTGGTTTGGTTGTGCACGGTCAGCCAGTACACGGTCGGATGCATCCGGAAGGAGGCCACGTTGCGGTACAACCCTTAGCCAACGACGTGTTTCCCGGTTATTCCTGGGGTCAGAAGAACTGTCCGTACGAAGGAGTACACACAGTAGAAGGTCTAGCCTCCTCCGTGGCCCTGACTGAGCGGCTGGCGCAACTACAACAAATTCCAACGCCCTTGTCCCGGAGTGTCCTGGCCTCTCTACCGGATGATCACGAAGTATGGGATCACGCGGTGAACGCGTTGGCGAATTTGTGTGTGACGCTGCTGTTGACATTGTCCATGGAGAAGATTGTGATGGGCGGTGGAATCCTTCGACGAGCATTGTTGTTGCCCCGCATTCAGGCACGGACGGTGGAGTTGTTGAACGGCTACTTGCCCTTACCGGAGGACATGTCGACACTGATTGCGACGAGTTCGTTCGGAGACGACATTGGCTTGATTGGTGCCATGGTGTTGGCGCAATCGAGTCTACAACTCAACGAGCATACCCGCGAATCACGAAAGCGACACGAAACGGTGATGAAGCAAACGGCATTCAAACACGGACTTTGGCACGGAATGCTGGTGGGCGCTGTCGGTGCAGCCTTGGTATGCAAATACGTGTGGTACGGACCGCGGACTCGAAAGTAA
- a CDS encoding predicted protein, producing MEDSERYGKGPLGPRAHTYDPPSANERNQEGIDLPRDDSEVDLNRGRQAALQFSHPFDVRYTDGAQGMLSVFTGESQSDVEGLRPLALDDLNPFEPRPLPTQYQTGRSMLRPGSLEPYHSEYFNSTPTGRNAIPLERPIGIAMAAGQPDVRIFQTGIGAKSGSEGKQSGSSQSGTPIWNTLPPPPAQMADSRSVPVSTSMSRNRDANPFNQLNLFQLVEQRNFHQMNALSNSYGTFSELTQPHFPVLQQRASLPFAPADSLSMGIVANALHPNDNPSYSVSSFLPPLQQSPMMATMFSQQREALMRRLKIAMDQSVVTQKALQEWDTEQGLPKSHSQTMVNTGRSRRQLLEGRIIPKWDGTPLLREGESLQTSIRKPRKKSSKTKERKVERS from the coding sequence ATGGAAGATTCGGAACGGTATGGAAAAGGTCCCTTGGGTCCGAGAGCGCATACCTATGATCCTCCAAGTGCAAACGAAAGGAATCAAGAGGGCATCGATTTGCCAAGAGACGATTCTGAGGTCGACCTTAATCGCGGGCGCCAAGCGGCCTTGCAATTCTCACACCCGTTCGATGTTCGGTATACGGACGGCGCACAGGGGATGTTATCAGTGTTTACCGGCGAGTCACAATCAGACGTTGAAGGCTTGCGCCCGCTAGCCCTCGACGACCTTAATCCTTTTGAGCCAAGGCCCTTGCCTACTCAATACCAAACTGGAAGAAGCATGCTCCGACCGGGCTCTTTGGAGCCATATCATAGTGAATACTTTAATTCAACTCCGACGGGACGCAATGCCATTCCTCTCGAAAGACCTATAGGCATTGCAATGGCTGCAGGCCAACCTGACGTTCGAATTTTTCAAACGGGGATTGGTGCCAAGTCGGGTTCGGAAGGTAAACAGTCAGGTTCATCACAGTCCGGTACACCAATCTGGAATACGTTGCCACCGCCTCCTGCGCAGATGGCGGATTCGAGATCAGTACCTGTGTCGACATCTATGTCACGGAATCGAGATGCAAATCCCTTCAACCAGTTGAATTTATTCCAGCTTGTTGAGCAGCGGAATTTTCACCAAATGAATGCGCTGTCCAATTCGTACGGTACCTTTAGTGAATTGACCCAACCGCACTTTCCAGTTCTGCAACAGCGTGCCTCGCTGCCTTTTGCACCTGCCGACTCTCTGTCTATGGGTATAGTAGCGAATGCGCTACACCCAAATGACAACCCGTCATATTCAGTCTCTTCATTTTTACCACCGCTCCAACAAAGTCCAATGATGGCGACTATGTTCAGCCAACAAAGGGAGGCTTTGATGCGACGGTTGAAGATTGCGATGGATCAATCAGTGGTGACTCAAAAAGCCTTGCAAGAATGGGATACTGAGCAAGGCCTTCCCAAGTCCCACTCGCAGACTATGGTCAATACCGGACGATCGCGTCGTCAGCTACTGGAAGGGCGTATCATCCCCAAGTGGGACGGCACGCCCTTGCTCCGCGAAGGCGAGAGCCTTCAGACATCCATAAGAAAACCGAGGAAAAAGTCTTCGAAAACAAAAGAACGTAAGGTGGAGCGATCTTAA
- a CDS encoding predicted protein: MHETERDARVSRVIERVRLREEVCARPVAYGTVRYRIDRSLHTWVCDRYQATVLPIRSPRHRTDRDGVGTYRHTNSEGRGAGSATQCTRAQRALGFLPRRAVALALSGREKSFSRSTNTKHIFNTVSFGSFTRLSDFHHPLGSYGAVRLYGLTSIPANPIQTVTRTLSIPPGFPDHEIVPAPFTHRLWFRLVSLAHTSPSSTRTVPLGVERNSSRRPRRGSVALRRPRSLSFTTMSAYTRTDTHASAGSVGPSSPHCQTCTCHFHELDEAPHLVPSQQLPQSVVPLPPPLPEPTYSVRRRVLPASLVPLNSRQGTLWLTDCLTQNTAALYIPLSEHFCNQSDPAYCGVTTLLMVLNVFAMDPHVRWKHGWRYFGNEDVLLSQCCLTPERIRRAGISMHEFAQLASCQGVRVRMQRPQPPSAIETDSGSVHTNPSFDLDDLQRFRLDIQRVLSGTAETSGNPAAAMETNGVIVVSFSRAVLGQTGDGHFSPLAAYHAATDQVLVLDVARFKYPPYWVTVTDLYRSLLPHDPATSQSRGWYVLQPPLRSASYRGSAGGEDRRPAKLVPLVGEPHGARTHACPVQVIKTAYCQVAEHEPRNNDAKGP, encoded by the exons ATGCACGAGACGGAGAGAGATGCACGAGTCAGTCGCGTTATCGAGAGGGTACGGCTACGAGAGGAAGTCTGTGCGAGACCAGTAGcgtacggtacggtacggtaccgGATCGATCGATCACTCCACACCTGGGTTTGCGATCGGTACCAAGCGACTGTACTACCTATTCGGTCTCCCCGGCACCGTACGGACCGCGACGGCGTCGGCACATACAGACAC ACAAACTCGGAGGGGAGGGGGGCCGGTTCCGCCACGCAGTGCACACGTGCACAACGCGCGTTGGGGTTTCTCCCGAGGCGTGCCGTTGCCCTTGCCCTCTCTGGGCGGGAAAAA TCTTTCTCAAGGTCCACCAACACCAAGCACATTTTCAACACTGTATCGTTCGGTTCCTTCACTCGTCTTTCTGATTTCCATCATCCCCTCGGATCCTACGGGGCCGTGCGGCTCTACGGGTTGACGTCCATTCCGgccaatccaatccaaactgTTACACGCACACTTTCTATCCCCCCAGGCTTCCCTGATCATGAGATCGTCCCAGCCCCTTTCACCCACCGGCTCTGGTTTCGCCTTGTATCGCTCGCGCACACGTCGCCATCGTCTACCCGGACCGTACCCTTGGGTGTCGAGAGAAACTCGTCCAGGCGACCGCGACGGGGGAGCGTGGCACTCCGGCGACCAAGGTCGCTATCCTTTACCACCATGTCGGCCTACACGCGCACCGATACCCACGCATCCGCCGGTTCCGTCGGCCCCTCCTCTCCACACTGTCAAACCTGCACTTGTCACTTTCACGAACTCGACGAGGCGCCACACCTTGTACCATCACAACAATTACCACAATCCGTAGTACCATTGCCGCCTCCTTTACCGGAACCAACCTATTCCGTACGTCGCCGTGTTCTACCCGCTTCCCTCGTGCCGCTCAACAGCCGACAAGGCACGCTCTGGCTCACGGACTGTCTTACACAAAACACGGCCGCCTTGTATATTCCGCTTTCGGAGCATTTTTGCAATCAGTCGGATCCCGCCTATTGCGGCGTCACCACACTCCTCATGGTCCTCAACGTCTTTGCCATGGATCCACACGTACGCTGGAAACACGGTTGGCGATACTTTGGGAACGAAGACGTCCTCTTGTCCCAGTGTTGTTTGACTCCGGAACGGATTCGACGGGCCGGTATTTCCATGCACGAATTCGCGCAACTCGCCTCCTGCCAAGGCGTGCGGGTCCGTATGCAACGACCGCAACCCCCATCCGCGATAGAGACCGACTCGGGGTCCGTCCACACCAACCCATCATTCGACTTGGATGACCTGCAACGCTTCCGATTGGATATTCAACGGGTCTTGTCAGGCACCGCCGAGACCTCCGGCAATCCGGCCGCCGCGATGGAAACGAATGGCGTTATCGTAGTCAGTTTCAGCCGCGCCGTCCTGGGACAAACGGGGGACGGCCATTTTTCTCCACTGGCTGCCTACCACGCCGCCACGGACCAGGTTCTCGTCCTCGACGTGGCGCGCTTCAAGTACCCGCCGTACTGGGTGACCGTGACGGACCTCTACCGGTCCCTCTTGCCGCACGATCCCGCCACGTCCCAATCGCGGGGATGGTACGTTTTGCAACCCCCGCTCCGGTCCGCCTCGTACCGCGGAAGCGCCGGTGGAGAAGACCGACGTCCGGCCAAACTCGTACCGCTCGTGGGTGAACCGCACGGTGCTCGCACACACGCCTGTCCCGTGCAGGTCATTAAAACGGCGTATTGCCAAGTGGCGGAACACGAGCCGCGGAACAATGATGCGAAAGGCCCGTAA
- a CDS encoding predicted protein (contains Leucine-rich repeats (LRRs) of ribonuclease inhibitor subtype, found in a variety of cytoplasmic, membrane and extracellular proteins; similarity to RAN GTPase activating protein; unknownn protein) has translation MTVHVTLHTSGPRNVVQVADAESILQNFQATLARYTTDDGSALVDKLDLSGRAWPLSSLQVLEAFFEAHVVDTVRVLKIDDIIASLPTVDGLASLRWFARVFQHAPVAVLNLNDNALGTRGMAEIRPLLSNPHIRHLALDNVGISEAVVATLATILSHSSGDDPDTPGPLQLQSLSLGRNQIGIEGARSVGELLALCPHLESFSYASSRPQLAGTLALVQGLEKSEVTSLRYLNFEDCVFRGGDGEDPTQVLKTVLCRSPKLHTLLLPDCELGPAGLLLVILGIRYAKPPLTVLDLSANNAGPGGTYALGELLEYTDAPQTLQSLAFDNNEVETADVLNCVLRPVIRSPRVALRELRLEGNELEGLALQLLIDNPIPSLRALHLEENMDIGRQRAQRLQALYQTMGCVVYVDENLEIDENDDHDEEQKDDDAVDALVDSVKGLAV, from the coding sequence ATGACCGTGCACGTGACGCTCCACACGTCCGGACCCCGCAACGTCGTACAGGTCGCCGACGCCGAATCGATCCTCCAAAACTTCCAGGCGACGCTCGCCCGCTACACGACCGACGATGGTTCCGCCCTAGTCGACAAGTTGGACTTGTCCGGTCGCGCCTGGCCCTTGTCCTCACTCCAAGTCCTCGAGGCCTTTTTCGAAGCGCACGTCGTCGACACCGTCCGCGTCCTCAAAATCGACGACATTATTGCCTCTCTCCCCACCGTAGATGGCCTCGCGTCTCTCCGTTGGTTTGCCCGGGTCTTTCAACACGCCCCCGTCGCCGTACTCAACCTCAACGACAACGCCTTGGGAACGCGCGGAATGGCAGAAATACGACCGTTGTTGTCCAATCCGCACATCCGACACCTTGCTCTCGATAACGTTGGAATCAGTGAAGCGGTCGTTGCTACACTGGCCACGATACTCTCCCATTCTTCCGGTGACGACCCGGATACACCCGGACCACTCCAACTACAGAGTCTCTCGTTGGGCCGCAACCAAATCGGGATAGAAGGGGCGCGGAGTGTGGGGGAGCTCTTGGCTCTTTGCCCTCATCTGGAGTCCTTCTCCTACGCTTCTTCCAGGCCGCAATTGGCCGGAACCTTGGCCTTGGTCCAGGGTTTGGAGAAAAGCGAGGTCACATCCTTGCGGTACTTGAACTTTGAAGATTGCGTCTTCCGTGGCGGTGACGGGGAGGATCCAACCCAGGTCCTCAAGACTGTGCTCTGTCGCTCTCCGAAACTCCACACCCTGCTACTCCCCGACTGCGAACTGGGTCCGGCTGGACTCCTTCTCGTCATCCTCGGAATCCGGTACGCCAAGCCACCCTTGACCGTCCTGGACTTGAGCGCCAACAATGCTGGTCCCGGGGGCACCTACGCTCTTGGTGAGTTATTGGAATACACCGATGCACCACAGACCCTCCAGTCACTCGCCTTTGACAATAACGAGGTGGAAACCGCCGACGTCCTGAATTGTGTACTCCGTCCCGTGATCCGGTCACCCCGGGTCGCCCTCCGCGAACTACGCTTGGAGGGCAACGAACTCGAGGGCCTAGCACTCCAATTGCTAATCGATAACCCCATTCCCTCCCTCCGTGCCCTGCACCTCGAAGAAAATATGGACATTGGACGCCAACGCGCTCAACGACTCCAAGCTCTTTACCAAACTATGGGTTGTGTGGTGTACGTGGACGAGAATTTGGAaatcgacgaaaacgacgaccaTGATGAGGAGCAAAAGGATGACGACGCGGTCGATGCGTTGGTGGACAGCGTGAAAGGGTTGGCTGTTTAG